A genomic window from Cytobacillus suaedae includes:
- a CDS encoding GNAT family N-acetyltransferase → MKINQSEYTVKGLHFVIRSAKDSDAEQLSEVRLQIDGETENMDREKGEAYIDEGGFKGIIKVDTDHLHNLFLVAEVDGRIVGFSRCDGDTLKRTSHKVEFGVCVLKEFWGHGIGKSLLKESICWADYNGLKKITLNVLETNEKAIKLYEKYGFEIEGVLRRDKLLSDGNYYNTIIMGRIHASIK, encoded by the coding sequence ATGAAAATCAATCAATCAGAATACACAGTAAAAGGGCTACATTTTGTAATACGTTCAGCAAAAGATTCAGATGCAGAACAGTTATCAGAGGTAAGGTTACAAATTGATGGTGAAACGGAAAATATGGACCGAGAAAAGGGAGAGGCATATATAGATGAAGGTGGTTTTAAAGGAATTATAAAAGTAGATACAGACCATTTACATAATTTATTCTTAGTAGCTGAAGTGGATGGTAGAATTGTAGGTTTTTCTAGGTGTGATGGAGATACTTTGAAAAGAACATCCCACAAAGTTGAATTTGGCGTTTGTGTGTTAAAGGAATTTTGGGGACATGGAATTGGTAAAAGCCTCTTAAAGGAATCTATATGCTGGGCGGACTATAATGGATTAAAGAAAATAACTCTGAACGTACTTGAAACAAATGAGAAAGCAATCAAACTTTATGAAAAATATGGTTTTGAAATAGAAGGGGTATTAAGGAGAGATAAGCTTTTATCTGATGGCAACTATTATAATACGATTATAATGGGAAGAATTCATGCTTCGATTAAGTAG
- a CDS encoding NUDIX domain-containing protein: MQSYITIGIGAVILNEQNEVLLALRGKAPEQNKWSIPGGKVELFESLADATIREIKEEVNLDIEIDKLLCTAETIDKSTNEHYVSIVYSTKNVQGTLKNMEPDKLQDVRWFNLSNLPEELACFSIEAIDITKKQFSLSR, translated from the coding sequence ATGCAATCTTACATAACTATTGGAATTGGAGCAGTTATTTTAAACGAACAGAATGAAGTTTTGTTGGCACTGCGTGGGAAAGCCCCCGAACAAAACAAATGGAGTATTCCTGGGGGGAAAGTTGAGTTATTCGAATCGTTAGCTGATGCAACTATTCGAGAAATTAAAGAAGAAGTTAATCTGGATATTGAAATTGATAAATTACTATGTACTGCTGAAACAATTGATAAAAGTACAAATGAGCATTATGTATCCATCGTATATAGTACTAAAAATGTACAAGGCACTTTGAAAAACATGGAGCCTGATAAGTTACAAGATGTTCGCTGGTTTAATCTATCAAATCTTCCAGAAGAATTGGCTTGTTTCTCAATAGAAGCAATAGACATAACAAAAAAACAATTTAGTTTATCTAGATAG
- a CDS encoding DUF3231 family protein encodes MKEHNIDLTSAELGFLWSAYMAESSTIPVLTYFCQVVEDLEIKPLMELALARSKANLDTLTTIFINDNYPVPIGFSMEDVNLEAPSLYSDTFMLYFIRNLGKAGIAAHGMALSASARKDIREAFKQFLSAATKIEDQAKEVMLSKGVFIRPPYIAIPKKPMMVEKGSFLKGWFGERRTLTAQEISHIFMNYNNNTYGKALLIGFTQTVQSEELRNYFVRGIEIARSILDTLRNLFEESTLPSPMTWDTEVKDSTVAPFSDKLMLFQINQLNAIGIGNMGGSLAFSMRRDIATKYTKMLKDIGLYAEDGINIMIKNDWFERPPQAIDREHLTKEKNN; translated from the coding sequence TTGAAGGAGCATAATATTGATTTAACCTCAGCAGAGCTTGGATTTTTATGGTCAGCATATATGGCTGAAAGTTCCACGATCCCAGTATTAACCTACTTTTGCCAAGTCGTTGAAGATTTAGAAATAAAACCACTAATGGAATTAGCCTTAGCTAGATCAAAAGCAAACTTAGACACCCTAACTACTATATTTATCAATGACAATTACCCAGTACCTATCGGCTTTTCAATGGAAGACGTTAATTTAGAGGCACCTAGTTTATATTCAGACACATTTATGCTGTATTTTATTAGAAACTTAGGAAAAGCTGGAATCGCAGCTCACGGGATGGCTCTATCGGCTTCGGCAAGAAAGGATATAAGGGAAGCTTTCAAACAATTTTTAAGTGCTGCAACGAAAATTGAAGACCAGGCAAAAGAAGTAATGCTTTCTAAAGGGGTATTTATTCGTCCACCATATATCGCAATTCCTAAAAAACCTATGATGGTTGAAAAAGGAAGTTTCCTAAAAGGCTGGTTTGGAGAAAGACGGACACTAACAGCACAGGAGATTTCTCACATCTTTATGAACTATAACAATAATACATACGGTAAAGCTTTGTTAATCGGTTTCACTCAGACAGTACAATCTGAGGAACTTCGTAACTATTTTGTTAGAGGAATTGAAATTGCACGATCAATATTAGATACGTTACGTAATTTATTTGAGGAGAGCACACTTCCTTCCCCAATGACCTGGGATACAGAAGTTAAGGATTCAACAGTCGCTCCATTTTCAGACAAGTTGATGCTTTTTCAAATAAACCAATTGAATGCCATTGGCATTGGAAATATGGGAGGTTCACTAGCTTTTAGTATGAGACGAGATATCGCTACTAAATACACAAAAATGCTAAAAGATATAGGATTATACGCTGAAGATGGCATAAATATCATGATTAAGAATGATTGGTTTGAAAGACCACCGCAAGCGATTGATCGTGAACACTTAACAAAGGAAAAAAATAATTGA
- a CDS encoding sigma-70 family RNA polymerase sigma factor, translating to MHVKAIQINSPSLSDVNHLSKEAKLEWLMEEYGDMVMRLAYTYVKQKQLAEDISQEVFISCYKNLDGFQHKSSYKTWVYRITVNKCKDAIGSWSSRNIHYKDILSSIFTSGTKSTEDSLIEFEENEEVFHRVLELPVNYREVIILYYYEELTIEEISVLLRIKINTVKSRLHRARAALKSSIKEEI from the coding sequence ATGCATGTAAAAGCCATACAAATCAACTCCCCCTCCCTCTCTGATGTGAATCATTTGTCAAAGGAAGCTAAGCTTGAATGGTTAATGGAAGAGTATGGAGATATGGTCATGAGACTTGCTTATACGTACGTGAAACAAAAGCAGCTTGCAGAAGATATTTCCCAGGAGGTCTTTATTAGCTGCTACAAAAATCTAGATGGATTTCAACACAAGTCCTCTTATAAAACTTGGGTTTATCGAATAACGGTGAACAAATGTAAAGATGCCATTGGTAGTTGGTCATCTAGAAACATCCATTATAAAGATATTCTTAGTTCAATATTTACAAGTGGCACCAAATCGACAGAGGATAGCCTTATAGAATTTGAAGAGAATGAGGAAGTTTTTCATAGAGTGTTAGAGCTACCTGTTAACTACAGAGAAGTAATTATTCTCTATTACTATGAAGAGCTTACAATTGAAGAGATTTCGGTGTTACTCCGTATTAAGATCAATACCGTTAAATCAAGACTTCATCGAGCTAGAGCTGCACTAAAAAGTTCAATAAAGGAGGAGATATAG
- a CDS encoding C40 family peptidase: MVKSHSKRLQCAIITCLILVFSISGPIGVHAQYKNVPTSGVAINGKIVNGINPILIGSTYYLPLVPLSKILGYNNIQFNQSTLTYQITDGSTTIRTTMGGTRAKKSNEYINIDAPRWINNTAYVTLHAGSSLFNVYISFEPTNGSFQIQKPAQLYIVQTGDSLWTIARAHHTTVSALKAANNLKSNVIYNDQVLKIPPREKTKELEPIREKEPVKISEGPTLQQKRQNIITEARKYLGAGYKFGATLAEAPRLFDCSSYTQLVFRNNGISIPRVSRDQASIGTYVKELQEGDLLFFTDSSLYSDGRIGHVGIYMADGGMIHASSSKGVIITPNVLANPYWGKNYLFAKRVIQ; encoded by the coding sequence ATGGTAAAATCACATAGTAAAAGACTGCAATGCGCAATTATTACCTGTTTAATCCTTGTATTTTCCATAAGTGGGCCTATTGGGGTACATGCACAGTATAAAAATGTACCAACTAGCGGTGTGGCCATTAATGGTAAGATAGTAAATGGAATTAATCCAATATTAATTGGTAGCACCTACTATCTTCCGTTGGTTCCTTTATCGAAAATTCTTGGTTATAACAATATCCAATTTAATCAGAGTACATTAACTTATCAAATAACAGATGGTTCGACTACGATACGAACAACAATGGGTGGAACAAGAGCAAAGAAAAGTAATGAGTACATTAACATTGATGCGCCAAGATGGATCAATAACACTGCCTATGTAACGCTACATGCGGGTAGTTCATTGTTTAATGTTTATATTTCCTTTGAACCAACTAATGGATCATTTCAGATTCAAAAGCCAGCTCAATTATATATTGTTCAAACTGGAGATTCATTATGGACCATTGCGAGAGCACATCATACAACGGTAAGTGCTTTAAAAGCCGCGAATAACCTAAAATCAAATGTAATTTACAATGATCAGGTTTTAAAAATCCCTCCAAGAGAGAAAACGAAAGAACTTGAGCCAATTCGTGAAAAAGAACCTGTTAAGATTAGTGAGGGTCCTACACTACAACAAAAAAGACAAAACATTATTACTGAGGCTAGAAAGTACCTTGGTGCCGGGTATAAATTCGGAGCTACATTAGCTGAAGCGCCAAGACTTTTTGATTGCTCATCTTACACTCAGTTAGTTTTTAGAAATAACGGTATTTCAATCCCTAGAGTATCTAGGGACCAAGCAAGTATAGGAACGTATGTGAAGGAGCTTCAAGAAGGGGATTTGTTGTTCTTTACAGATAGTAGCTTATATTCTGATGGAAGAATTGGACATGTTGGAATTTACATGGCTGATGGAGGTATGATTCATGCTTCTTCTTCAAAAGGAGTTATTATCACACCAAATGTGTTAGCTAACCCTTATTGGGGTAAAAATTATTTATTCGCAAAAAGAGTCATTCAATAG
- a CDS encoding DUF4181 domain-containing protein codes for MNINVIIGWLILFGVYFLITFYLKQHLGIKTKEWVWMLSDKRKPVFRIVDSSIFVLFLFFMFQLNVEPGSEANSSAVKVSPLFGMMFLQSIVGGIEQWMTNREKKAYYHEWLGSFLVLGAFLIIVLFGVS; via the coding sequence ATGAATATCAATGTGATTATCGGATGGCTAATTTTGTTTGGTGTATATTTCTTAATTACTTTTTACTTGAAGCAGCATCTTGGCATTAAAACGAAAGAATGGGTATGGATGTTGTCTGATAAAAGAAAACCTGTTTTCAGGATTGTTGATTCTAGTATTTTTGTATTGTTTTTATTTTTTATGTTTCAGCTGAATGTTGAACCTGGCTCGGAAGCTAACTCATCTGCTGTTAAAGTAAGTCCTTTGTTTGGTATGATGTTTCTTCAAAGTATTGTGGGTGGAATTGAGCAATGGATGACAAACCGGGAGAAGAAAGCTTATTATCATGAGTGGCTAGGGTCCTTTTTGGTATTGGGAGCATTTCTAATAATAGTTTTGTTTGGAGTTTCATGA
- a CDS encoding diguanylate cyclase: MNNELLGFVVLTFIGGILSLILCIYAYLNIKNTPGGKYYIVATLLASFFTFSYGFELLSYNLEQIKFWVRMEYLALPFIPVFILLMCLDYVGKKLNRFFTFVLFGIPFVTITLHLTNDFHHLYYSSVKLKLDSPYPIVELEPGFGFVIHSVFLYGVVAASVVVLLLELRTLSTKLKQQILLMVTGVLIPIISSVFYITGLSPNGVDIGPVSMCFSFVFHGIALVSYKMFDITPIARERIFESIDEGVLVLNQNNVIVDYNQAMVNVLPALEPSYIGQKLHTINVIDSTFLSLAMNETETDYHYTREGISHYYQVKFTPVLNSKNILIGKIITFTDVTKRVLLEEQLKRLASTDGLTNIYNRAFFVKSAEEYLNNGVPISVIMFDIDHFKKVNDTFGHVSGDAVLCNVVEIVKSCLREEDLFGRFGGEEFLICLAGTIDEAMNVAHSIKDIIQQMPTVVGGHCISVTSSFGVTNTAYIDREISVQALISQADQALYVAKKNGRNCVVSFKKPVEVS; encoded by the coding sequence ATGAATAATGAACTTTTGGGATTTGTCGTTCTCACCTTTATAGGTGGAATACTGAGTCTGATTTTATGTATTTATGCGTACCTAAATATAAAGAATACACCAGGTGGTAAGTATTATATAGTAGCTACGCTCTTGGCCTCCTTCTTTACATTCTCTTATGGATTTGAACTACTCAGCTATAATTTAGAACAAATAAAGTTTTGGGTAAGGATGGAATATCTAGCCCTTCCATTTATACCTGTCTTTATTTTATTAATGTGTCTTGACTATGTTGGAAAGAAGCTTAATCGATTTTTTACATTTGTCCTATTTGGAATACCATTTGTGACAATCACACTTCATCTAACAAATGATTTTCATCATCTTTACTATTCATCTGTAAAATTAAAATTAGACAGTCCATATCCTATCGTAGAGCTAGAGCCTGGATTTGGGTTTGTTATTCACTCTGTCTTTTTATATGGGGTAGTTGCAGCTAGTGTTGTTGTGCTACTACTGGAACTTAGAACATTATCCACTAAACTTAAACAACAAATCTTGTTAATGGTAACGGGAGTGTTAATCCCGATCATTTCTAGTGTCTTTTATATTACAGGATTAAGTCCAAACGGTGTGGATATTGGTCCAGTATCAATGTGCTTTTCGTTTGTGTTTCATGGTATAGCACTGGTATCTTATAAAATGTTTGATATTACCCCTATCGCTAGGGAACGAATTTTTGAAAGCATTGATGAAGGAGTATTAGTACTTAATCAAAATAACGTTATCGTTGACTATAATCAAGCAATGGTAAATGTGTTACCAGCGTTAGAACCAAGCTATATTGGCCAGAAGTTACATACTATCAATGTTATCGATTCAACCTTTCTATCACTTGCAATGAACGAGACAGAAACAGATTATCACTATACACGTGAGGGAATCTCACACTATTACCAAGTCAAATTTACTCCAGTATTGAACAGTAAAAACATACTCATTGGTAAAATAATTACCTTCACGGATGTAACTAAGCGAGTGTTACTTGAGGAACAACTTAAAAGGTTGGCAAGTACAGACGGCTTAACCAACATTTACAATCGTGCCTTTTTTGTAAAATCAGCCGAGGAATATCTTAATAATGGTGTACCCATTTCAGTTATTATGTTTGATATTGATCATTTTAAGAAAGTAAATGATACATTTGGTCATGTATCTGGGGATGCGGTCCTTTGTAATGTGGTTGAAATTGTTAAGAGTTGTTTAAGAGAAGAGGATCTATTCGGTAGATTCGGTGGTGAAGAGTTTCTTATTTGTCTAGCTGGAACAATAGATGAAGCTATGAACGTAGCACATTCAATCAAGGATATTATTCAACAAATGCCTACTGTCGTTGGTGGTCATTGTATTTCAGTAACATCTAGTTTTGGAGTTACCAATACAGCCTATATTGATAGAGAAATATCCGTACAAGCTCTTATAAGTCAGGCAGATCAGGCTCTTTATGTAGCTAAAAAGAATGGAAGAAATTGTGTGGTGTCATTTAAAAAACCTGTTGAGGTTTCTTAG
- a CDS encoding manganese catalase family protein translates to MFYHVKELQYDAKPSQPDPVYAKKLQEILGGQYGEMSVMMQYLFQGWNCRAESKYRDMLLDIATEEIAHVEMIATMIAQLLDGAPAHDQEQGAKDPAVQAVLGGMNPQHAIVNGLGAQPNDSVGFPWTARYTIASGNLLADFRANLNAESQGRLQVVRLYEMTTDPGVRDMLSFLIARDTMHQNQWMAAIEELEQTQGAIVPSTFNQEYEKQEVSYSFMNYSQGEESSTGRWANGPTYDGQANFEYIQNPKAMGQKPELKPGPKYIHGTPPLDLRLMQGAGKMEPAYNNNQPLQ, encoded by the coding sequence ATGTTTTACCATGTGAAAGAATTACAATATGATGCAAAACCAAGTCAGCCAGACCCAGTTTATGCAAAAAAGTTACAAGAAATATTGGGTGGGCAATATGGTGAAATGTCTGTTATGATGCAATACCTTTTTCAGGGGTGGAATTGCCGTGCAGAAAGTAAATATCGTGACATGTTATTAGACATCGCTACAGAAGAAATTGCTCACGTAGAGATGATTGCAACTATGATTGCTCAATTATTGGATGGTGCACCTGCCCATGACCAAGAACAAGGAGCAAAAGACCCAGCTGTCCAAGCCGTTCTTGGTGGGATGAATCCTCAGCATGCAATCGTAAATGGACTAGGAGCACAACCTAATGACAGTGTTGGTTTCCCTTGGACTGCACGATATACGATAGCAAGTGGAAACTTATTAGCTGATTTTAGAGCAAATCTAAATGCTGAGTCTCAAGGAAGACTTCAAGTGGTTAGACTTTATGAAATGACTACAGACCCTGGGGTTAGAGATATGCTCTCTTTCTTAATTGCTCGAGATACGATGCATCAAAATCAATGGATGGCAGCAATTGAAGAGTTAGAGCAAACGCAGGGTGCTATTGTACCAAGTACGTTCAATCAAGAATATGAAAAGCAAGAAGTTTCTTATTCCTTCATGAATTATTCACAAGGTGAAGAGAGTAGCACAGGAAGATGGGCAAATGGGCCAACTTATGATGGTCAGGCTAACTTTGAATACATTCAAAATCCAAAAGCTATGGGACAAAAGCCGGAATTAAAACCGGGTCCTAAATATATTCATGGAACACCACCTTTAGATTTGAGGCTAATGCAGGGGGCAGGTAAGATGGAACCTGCTTATAATAACAATCAGCCTCTACAGTAA
- a CDS encoding DUF4030 domain-containing protein, with translation MKNKWDYPDQEKNNLRFEQTHKQYVLQNVKNLKDTGKQNEHNSLGRFATRISFTGVAIAALVFLLIGSTYVSPAMAKVVSTIPYLSQFIKQEEHKVELFDTVYGVIRENEYKLGDIQIKNNKIIVSIAGSKEEVKNIEDEVISNLTTALQTKNFGKFEIKVKDVKEQPASLYEPSPEEIENQTKSEELEAKITVLLEELKHELAFPLEVRFTDNFMYVSVYKTEKGTKELKARLKEISAEYGEFKMRVTQIDRRAREQELRFQDTVHIIGHGLMENKDFKVTTFSYSFHPYPLQLTLKTSIKSSDPNAKEYVERIEKEITDFIKLDERTKDVRNEEYELTILSKDKKKLN, from the coding sequence ATGAAAAATAAATGGGATTACCCAGATCAAGAAAAAAACAATCTCCGATTTGAACAAACACATAAGCAATATGTTTTACAGAATGTAAAGAATCTTAAAGATACAGGTAAACAAAATGAGCATAATAGCCTAGGAAGATTTGCAACAAGAATTTCTTTTACCGGAGTAGCCATAGCTGCATTGGTCTTCCTATTAATTGGCTCCACCTATGTCTCACCTGCCATGGCAAAGGTTGTGTCTACGATTCCATATCTTAGCCAATTTATTAAACAAGAAGAACACAAGGTTGAATTGTTCGATACTGTTTATGGGGTTATAAGAGAGAATGAGTATAAACTTGGAGATATTCAAATTAAGAATAACAAAATCATTGTTTCAATCGCTGGTTCAAAAGAAGAAGTTAAGAACATAGAAGACGAAGTAATCTCGAATTTAACTACAGCATTACAAACTAAAAACTTCGGGAAATTTGAAATTAAAGTAAAAGATGTAAAAGAGCAACCAGCTTCTCTTTACGAGCCTAGTCCTGAGGAGATAGAAAACCAAACAAAAAGTGAAGAACTTGAAGCAAAAATTACTGTTTTACTAGAGGAACTTAAACATGAGCTAGCCTTTCCATTAGAGGTCCGCTTTACCGATAATTTTATGTATGTTTCTGTATACAAAACCGAAAAAGGCACGAAAGAATTAAAAGCTCGATTGAAAGAGATTTCCGCAGAATATGGGGAATTTAAGATGAGAGTAACTCAGATTGATAGAAGAGCACGTGAGCAGGAGCTAAGGTTTCAGGACACTGTGCACATTATTGGTCATGGCTTAATGGAGAATAAGGATTTTAAGGTCACTACCTTTTCGTATTCCTTCCATCCTTATCCATTGCAGCTTACATTAAAAACGTCGATTAAATCATCTGACCCTAACGCAAAAGAGTATGTCGAACGTATCGAAAAAGAAATCACCGATTTCATCAAATTGGATGAGAGAACAAAGGATGTTCGAAATGAAGAGTATGAGTTAACGATTTTAAGTAAGGATAAAAAGAAACTTAACTAA
- a CDS encoding PhzF family phenazine biosynthesis protein has translation MRIPIYQIDAFTNELFKGNSAAVCPLDGWIEDKLMQNIAAENNLAETAFFVKKERDYELRWFTPTGEIDLCGHATLASAYVIFTYLEKDLSEVTFHTKSGVLEVSKNEELLTLIFPSREGVICGDVPEMLIKALGKEPKEVYKSRDYLAVFESEQDIIDLAPNMDELMKLDAVGVIVTAKGNEVDFVSRFFAPKIGINEDPVTGSAHCTLVPYWKKVLGKSEFVALQLSERGGKLYCEDLGEMVKMSGEAVAYLEGSINV, from the coding sequence ATGAGAATACCAATTTATCAGATTGATGCTTTTACAAATGAGTTATTTAAGGGGAATTCGGCTGCAGTTTGCCCGTTGGATGGGTGGATTGAGGATAAGTTAATGCAAAACATTGCTGCAGAGAACAATCTAGCAGAAACGGCTTTTTTTGTAAAAAAAGAAAGAGATTATGAATTAAGATGGTTTACTCCTACGGGTGAGATTGATTTGTGTGGACATGCAACACTAGCATCTGCTTATGTTATCTTTACATACTTAGAAAAAGATTTATCCGAGGTTACCTTTCATACAAAAAGTGGTGTTCTTGAAGTATCAAAAAATGAAGAGTTACTTACACTTATTTTCCCATCAAGAGAAGGGGTTATATGCGGTGATGTACCGGAAATGCTTATCAAGGCACTAGGTAAGGAACCCAAAGAAGTATATAAGTCCAGAGATTATTTAGCTGTTTTTGAATCTGAACAGGATATTATAGATCTTGCCCCAAATATGGATGAGTTGATGAAACTAGATGCAGTAGGGGTTATCGTTACTGCAAAAGGAAATGAAGTGGATTTCGTATCAAGATTTTTCGCACCCAAAATCGGAATTAATGAAGATCCTGTAACTGGATCAGCCCATTGTACCCTGGTGCCATACTGGAAGAAGGTATTAGGAAAGAGTGAATTCGTGGCATTGCAATTATCTGAAAGAGGCGGGAAGCTTTATTGTGAAGACTTAGGCGAAATGGTTAAAATGTCAGGTGAAGCAGTTGCTTATTTAGAAGGTTCTATTAATGTGTAA